A genome region from Trueperaceae bacterium includes the following:
- a CDS encoding DNA recombination/repair protein RecA, whose protein sequence is MDANRERALSATLQNIERQFGKGAIMRLGSEGVNLDLGVISTGSLGVDLALGVGGVPRGRII, encoded by the coding sequence ATGGACGCGAACAGGGAACGTGCACTTTCCGCGACACTCCAGAACATCGAGCGTCAGTTCGGTAAGGGCGCGATCATGCGGTTGGGTAGTGAGGGTGTGAATCTGGACCTGGGGGTGATTTCGACCGGGAGCCTGGGGGTGGACTTGGCTCTCGGTGTCGGGGGTGTGCCGCGGGGTCGGATCATC